Genomic window (Candidatus Atribacteria bacterium):
GAACTTACCATAGAAGCGGGAATTAAATTAGATCCGTTAACTAAAGGCCCTGCAGTAAATGAGTGCCGAGAGACAGAAATAGGAGGAATTTTTGCTTGTGGGAATGTATTACATGTCCATGATTTAGCAGATTATGTCTCAGAAGAGGGAGAGATAGTGGGTAGAGCGGTGAAGGAATACTTAACAGGAAAGAGAAGATATCACTCCCGATCGATAAAAATAATTCCTGGAGAAAATATTAGCTATGTAGTCCCTCAGCATATAGACTTTCTTGTTCCGAAACGGAAAGAAATAAAATTATTCATGAGGGTAAAAAAACCGGAAGAGAGTGTAAACATTAATTTAGTAGATAACCAAGGCAGAGTTTTAAAAACCTACAAAAAAAGGATAGTAACCCCGGGGGAGATGGTGAGCATCTATTTACCGGAAGTTTTATTGGATGATAAATTAAAAAATATAACCATCTCGGTTAAAAAGGATTAGGGGGCAAAGAGGATGGAGCAAAATAAGATAGTATGTGTAAACTGCCCCCTGGGTTGTAGAATAACTATCCAGAGTAAAGATGGAAAAATTGCTTCTATTGGGGGTAATGCTTGCCCCAAAGGAATTAAATATGCCCAAGAAGAATCTGTCAATCCATTAAGGATCTTAACCACCACAGTTAAAGTGATTGACGGTGAGTTGCCTTTGGTGTCGATAAAGACGGAAAAGGCAATCCCTAAAAAACTATTATCGGAAGCGATGATCGAAATTGCAAAAATTGAAGTTAATGCTCCGGTGAAAATAGGCCAGGTAATTAAAGACAATCTAATAGGGACAGGGGTAAGCTTGCTTGCTACCAGAGAAGTGAAGAAAGTAAATTCTAAATCCCTTCTTTAAGGTAAATGTTAGATTTTTCTCTAATTTCCTTTTTATCTTTTCTTAGCAGAATATTTGATGCGAGTTTTGTATTGGTAAAAAATTTTGAAAGGTGCCCGTTATATGTGTTATTATTTTTATAGTGATTTAACACTGATATTTCCTATTTGTATAAATCATAACTTTCGGGGATAACTATAAATGCAGCAGAACCTTAAAGAATATTTTAGAGAACACCCAATCATTGCTTCTATAAGGAATGATGCAGATTTAGATTATGCTCTAAACACACAGGCAGTCGCTCTTTTTATTCTTCACGGGGACATATTTAATCTTCCCCAAATTATGAAAAAATGCAAAAAACACAATAAATTTATTTTTTTACATATCGATTTGATTAAAGGAATCGGCAGAGACAGGGAAGGGATAATATATTTGGCCAGGAAAGAACTTTGTCATGGTATCGTTACCACTAAAAGCAACCTTATTAGTATTGCAAAAAAGGAAGGTCTTATTGCCATTCAACGTCTTTTTTTACTTGATTCCGCTGCTTTAAAAACCGGAGAACAATTATTAAAAAATAACCAGCCTGATGCAGTGGAAATTTTACCTGGAATAGCTGCTCCTTATTTTATCGAGAATATTTTCACGGATTTTCTCTGTCCAGTTATTGCCGGCGGTTTAATTTCTGATAAAGTTGAGATAGAGAAATTATTACAAAGAGGAGTCTTAGCCGTATCTACCAGTAAAAAAGAATTGTGGTAGTTTTAATTTCTCTGCCCTTGAGTGATCTTGAAAATAGTAATTATGCACGGGCACTTAATTGTATAGGGGGGGGTGATTTATAGGATCAATAGAAAGTGTATCAATTAGTAAAATATCAAAATATTAAGGAGGTTGTTATTTAACTATGAATGCGAAAAAGAGTTTTTTAATAATAATAGTTTTAGCTCTATGTTTACTATTATCAGCAGGAGCTGCTATGGCAGAACCGGTAACCATCACTTTCTGGCATGCAATGAGTGGATCACGTCTTGGGGTCTTAGAGTCAATTATCGAAGATTTTAATATCAGCCAACCAGATTATGTAGTTAAACCATTGTTCACCGGATCCTATGCGGAAACACTAAC
Coding sequences:
- a CDS encoding DUF1667 domain-containing protein: MEQNKIVCVNCPLGCRITIQSKDGKIASIGGNACPKGIKYAQEESVNPLRILTTTVKVIDGELPLVSIKTEKAIPKKLLSEAMIEIAKIEVNAPVKIGQVIKDNLIGTGVSLLATREVKKVNSKSLL
- a CDS encoding glycerol-3-phosphate responsive antiterminator, with amino-acid sequence MQQNLKEYFREHPIIASIRNDADLDYALNTQAVALFILHGDIFNLPQIMKKCKKHNKFIFLHIDLIKGIGRDREGIIYLARKELCHGIVTTKSNLISIAKKEGLIAIQRLFLLDSAALKTGEQLLKNNQPDAVEILPGIAAPYFIENIFTDFLCPVIAGGLISDKVEIEKLLQRGVLAVSTSKKELW